One part of the Deltaproteobacteria bacterium genome encodes these proteins:
- a CDS encoding nucleotidyltransferase, with protein sequence MKTNHVKDNLPKEKIAEFCRRHHIRKLAVFGSALREDFRPDSDLDVLVEFDPEHTPGLAFFGMEHELSELLGRKVDLNTPQFLSPYFRDKVLAEAEVQYAEPRH encoded by the coding sequence ATGAAGACGAACCACGTCAAAGACAACCTGCCGAAGGAGAAGATCGCCGAGTTCTGCCGCCGTCATCACATTCGCAAGCTGGCGGTGTTTGGCTCGGCGTTGCGAGAAGATTTTCGCCCCGACAGCGACCTGGACGTGCTGGTGGAGTTCGATCCGGAGCACACCCCTGGTCTGGCGTTTTTTGGGATGGAGCACGAGCTTTCCGAATTGCTCGGACGAAAGGTAGACTTGAACACGCCGCAGTTTCTGAGCCCCTACTTCCGCGACAAAGTGCTGGCAGAGGCGGAGGTGCAATATGCCGAGCCACGACACTAG
- a CDS encoding amidohydrolase, whose translation MEVKFGLFSCDSHAQLDRDAWTKRLSKAKWGERIPQIVEVDEAGKKVDRWMVNGKVRSEWVCNCPAAMEGGVARGYYPKRWEEVPKIVYDPTERLKALDDDRVDGEVLYPNGPVSNFAFLQADAEFELTCVQAYNDALAEWRQVSDRYVPVAIIPYMSDIDVVVAEVERAVKLGHRGVVMLAEPAFTKKGLRRMNDPFWEPLWACCADLGVPMHWHGSSGLVEQLSLPKWDGFTKKEFHTVSTSRLCATPAQLIPNLIFSGILDRHPRLNWACAETGFGWVSYVLEASDHEWEQRQLWKEGIKTKPSEVFRRQIYVDFWYEKAGIELRELVGVDNIMWESDYPHIAATYPKSWSFVEASLVGVPEDERKKMCYGNALRLYGLV comes from the coding sequence ATGGAAGTGAAATTCGGACTTTTCAGTTGTGATTCCCACGCGCAGTTGGACCGCGACGCGTGGACCAAGAGATTGTCCAAGGCGAAGTGGGGCGAGCGGATTCCGCAGATCGTCGAAGTCGACGAGGCCGGCAAGAAGGTCGATCGTTGGATGGTCAACGGCAAAGTGCGTAGCGAGTGGGTGTGCAACTGTCCGGCGGCGATGGAGGGCGGCGTGGCGCGCGGTTATTACCCGAAGCGCTGGGAGGAAGTCCCGAAGATTGTTTACGATCCGACGGAACGGTTGAAAGCTTTGGACGACGATCGCGTCGACGGCGAAGTGCTCTATCCCAACGGTCCGGTGTCGAACTTCGCTTTTTTACAGGCCGATGCCGAGTTCGAACTAACTTGCGTGCAGGCGTACAACGACGCCCTCGCCGAGTGGCGCCAAGTGAGCGACCGCTATGTGCCGGTGGCGATCATTCCTTATATGAGCGACATCGACGTTGTCGTCGCCGAAGTCGAGCGCGCGGTCAAGCTCGGCCATCGCGGTGTGGTTATGCTGGCCGAGCCGGCGTTTACGAAAAAAGGTTTAAGGCGCATGAACGATCCGTTTTGGGAGCCGCTGTGGGCGTGCTGCGCCGACTTGGGCGTGCCGATGCATTGGCATGGCTCTTCCGGTTTGGTCGAGCAGTTGTCGCTGCCGAAATGGGACGGCTTCACCAAAAAAGAATTTCACACCGTCTCGACTTCGCGTTTATGCGCGACGCCGGCGCAGTTGATTCCCAATTTAATTTTCTCCGGCATTCTCGACCGTCATCCGCGCCTCAACTGGGCCTGCGCCGAAACCGGTTTCGGCTGGGTGAGCTACGTGCTCGAAGCCAGCGATCACGAGTGGGAGCAGCGCCAGCTGTGGAAGGAAGGGATCAAAACCAAACCGAGTGAAGTGTTTCGCCGGCAAATCTACGTCGACTTCTGGTACGAGAAGGCCGGCATCGAACTGCGCGAGCTGGTCGGCGTCGACAACATCATGTGGGAGTCGGACTATCCGCATATCGCCGCGACTTATCCAAAATCATGGAGCTTCGTCGAAGCGTCGCTGGTCGGCGTGCCGGAAGATGAGCGGAAGAAAATGTGCTATGGCAATGCGCTACGGTTGTACGGGCTGGTTTGA
- a CDS encoding extracellular solute-binding protein, with the protein MIRFIALLLLSIIALPLDAKTAEVDLARKEGEVVLYTTMVLSDFQVFQRAIAKRYPFLKVNHVRLGAATLAVRAIAEFRAGKQLTDVFGHTPDSMNYLRDIGLLAQYVSPEVKFLHQGYMDPKGFWTGINTDILVTGVNTTQMSLAKAPRSYADYLKPEYKGKIAFHIGTNNPLIGMTELRGEEKALAFMRAFAKQGLIAHNGYTKISQLLAAGEFPIVAFMQVTKLEKIRERGGPVDWLTLDPSFATVSSVAIAKNAPHPNAARLLVDFYLSEEGQKALREIDKIPLRKGVEADSKRVAELVERTPHVIKYEGDAGKQIKLFNEIFLGR; encoded by the coding sequence ATGATTCGTTTCATTGCGCTGTTGCTGTTGTCGATTATCGCATTGCCGCTTGATGCCAAAACGGCGGAAGTCGATTTGGCGCGCAAGGAAGGCGAGGTCGTGCTTTACACCACCATGGTGTTGTCCGACTTCCAAGTGTTTCAGCGGGCGATCGCCAAGAGATATCCTTTTCTCAAGGTCAACCATGTGCGGCTGGGCGCGGCGACGTTGGCGGTGCGCGCCATCGCCGAGTTTCGCGCCGGCAAGCAGTTGACCGATGTCTTCGGCCATACTCCCGATTCGATGAATTACCTGCGGGACATCGGCCTCCTGGCGCAGTACGTCAGTCCCGAGGTTAAGTTTCTCCATCAAGGTTATATGGATCCCAAAGGTTTTTGGACCGGTATCAACACCGATATTTTGGTTACCGGCGTCAACACGACGCAGATGTCGCTGGCCAAGGCACCGCGTAGCTACGCCGACTACTTGAAACCGGAGTACAAAGGAAAAATCGCTTTTCACATCGGTACGAATAATCCGCTCATCGGCATGACCGAGCTGCGCGGCGAAGAGAAAGCGCTGGCGTTCATGCGCGCCTTCGCCAAGCAGGGGCTGATCGCGCACAACGGCTATACGAAAATATCCCAGCTGCTCGCCGCCGGGGAATTTCCCATCGTCGCGTTCATGCAGGTGACCAAGCTGGAAAAAATTCGCGAGCGCGGCGGCCCAGTCGACTGGCTGACCCTCGATCCATCTTTCGCCACGGTGTCGTCGGTGGCGATCGCCAAAAACGCGCCCCATCCCAACGCGGCTCGGCTGCTGGTGGATTTCTACTTGTCTGAAGAGGGGCAGAAGGCGCTGCGCGAGATCGATAAAATTCCCTTGCGCAAGGGCGTCGAGGCCGACTCGAAACGGGTCGCCGAGTTGGTCGAGCGCACGCCCCATGTGATTAAATATGAAGGCGACGCCGGCAAGCAGATAAAACTATTCAATGAAATATTTTTGGGACGGTGA
- a CDS encoding DUF86 domain-containing protein, with translation MLDAAREAAQMAQGRTRADLDTDRPLNLSLVRLLEIVGEAASRVPVGERAQYSGIPWVQIVGLRNRLIHGYDNVDFDILWEIVTQDLTPLIAELEKIFSSTP, from the coding sequence ATGCTCGACGCGGCGCGCGAGGCGGCGCAAATGGCGCAGGGCAGGACTCGCGCGGATTTGGATACTGACCGTCCTCTCAACCTTTCGTTGGTGCGCTTGCTGGAGATCGTCGGCGAAGCAGCGAGCCGCGTTCCGGTTGGTGAGCGCGCACAATACTCTGGCATTCCGTGGGTGCAGATCGTCGGCCTTCGCAACCGGCTCATCCACGGCTACGACAACGTCGACTTCGACATTCTCTGGGAGATCGTCACCCAAGATCTCACGCCTCTGATTGCTGAATTGGAGAAGATATTTTCTTCGACGCCGTAG
- a CDS encoding amidohydrolase: MTTTNSFISVDEHVQEHLDVWTKRLSSAKWGKRIPHVEENSNGVERWFVDGREVPLNGVADCGAAMAERTNNPQRWSEVPSVVYDPKERLKAMDAAGIDHAVLYPTIAGVGGQTFGCIEDSELELACVQAYNDWVIEEWARVSPRFIPQCIVPLFPADAAVREIRRCVANGHRGVIYPSIPMELRAVPHINDAAYDPIWAVCQELNVPICFHAGASSKIQIPAYEGYSPTLAAAVQSITRPASSVSVLVNLLISKILMRFPSLKVVLAESGLGWGAYLLEYTDFQATGDQLPQNGYELMPSALFKRQCYLVGWYDRASLRVRDYIGTENILWSSQFPQATSTWPNTQAALAKSFDGVSESDKRKILWHNAAKLYKIERTG, from the coding sequence ATGACAACAACGAATTCATTCATCAGCGTCGACGAACATGTGCAGGAACATCTCGATGTTTGGACCAAGCGATTGTCTTCGGCAAAGTGGGGTAAGCGCATCCCGCATGTCGAGGAAAATTCCAACGGCGTCGAGCGCTGGTTTGTTGATGGCCGCGAAGTTCCGCTCAACGGCGTCGCCGATTGCGGCGCGGCGATGGCCGAGCGGACGAACAATCCACAGCGTTGGTCCGAAGTCCCCTCGGTCGTTTACGATCCTAAAGAGCGCTTGAAAGCGATGGACGCGGCGGGCATCGATCATGCCGTGCTCTATCCGACCATCGCTGGTGTCGGCGGGCAAACTTTTGGGTGCATCGAAGATTCAGAATTAGAACTGGCCTGCGTGCAAGCCTACAACGACTGGGTGATTGAAGAGTGGGCGAGGGTGAGCCCGCGGTTCATTCCACAGTGCATCGTGCCGCTGTTTCCAGCTGATGCCGCGGTGCGCGAGATTCGCCGCTGTGTGGCTAACGGTCACCGCGGCGTGATCTATCCGTCGATCCCGATGGAGCTGCGCGCCGTGCCGCATATCAACGACGCGGCTTACGATCCGATTTGGGCGGTGTGTCAGGAACTCAACGTGCCGATCTGTTTTCACGCCGGCGCGTCGAGCAAGATTCAGATTCCGGCTTACGAAGGCTATTCGCCGACTCTCGCCGCCGCGGTGCAGTCGATCACGCGGCCGGCGAGCTCGGTGTCGGTGTTGGTCAACTTGCTGATTTCGAAAATCCTCATGCGCTTTCCAAGTCTCAAAGTCGTGCTCGCCGAGAGCGGCCTCGGTTGGGGCGCTTATTTGCTGGAGTACACCGACTTTCAAGCCACCGGCGATCAGTTGCCGCAGAACGGTTACGAACTGATGCCGTCGGCGCTGTTCAAGCGGCAGTGCTATCTGGTCGGTTGGTACGATCGCGCCAGTTTGCGCGTGCGCGATTACATCGGCACGGAAAATATTCTCTGGTCGAGCCAGTTTCCCCAGGCGACTTCGACTTGGCCCAACACGCAAGCGGCGCTGGCGAAAAGTTTTGACGGTGTGAGCGAGAGCGATAAACGTAAGATACTTTGGCACAACGCAGCCAAGCTGTATAAGATCGAACGCACCGGCTAG
- a CDS encoding hydantoinase B/oxoprolinase family protein: MALSPVNPITVEVVRNGLAHIANEMATVLRKTSYNMMIYEVRDYCVGIVDPDGNILSQNFGALPIFLADLGPAIVDGVRMHGRDGFRPGDVLLMNHPYVCGQHLNNVVVYTPFFHDGELVAFLAVRAHWIDIGGRPMGFGFSGTREVYEEGLQFRSLKLYRGEQLNQEIFQIITDNVRFAESSLGDLRAQIAACRVGDRGLGGLVSRYRLNSFLQCVRKIWQQSEALAREQVARIKPGSYAAEALFDSDGVNLDKPVPLKVKVIVAGSDMTIDFSEISEQVAGSINSGESGAVAAARVAFKSLVAPYSPIDEGCFRALKVIIPPGKILSATPPSPVGNWSRTLPTVIDLILRALAPAMPERVAAGHKGDMGGYAFFGVNPKTGRRFLCQTIMGGGWGGRAHEDGENATVSMCQGDVQNAPVELQEIYYPVLIERQQLREGSGGSGKFRGGLGIEVSVRVLCDASTNINVERQRTAPWGLFGGECGEKAKALVKQSPDDPGMWLTKKPNYSLKQGGSVTFFTAGGGGYGVVQERSGELIERDARLGYMPVKISRSSGGE; encoded by the coding sequence ATGGCCCTGTCCCCCGTCAATCCGATCACCGTCGAGGTCGTGCGCAACGGCTTGGCGCATATCGCCAACGAGATGGCCACCGTGCTGCGCAAGACTTCCTACAACATGATGATCTACGAGGTGCGCGACTACTGCGTCGGCATCGTCGATCCCGATGGTAATATCTTGTCGCAAAATTTCGGCGCGCTGCCGATCTTTCTCGCCGATCTCGGCCCGGCCATCGTCGACGGCGTGCGCATGCATGGGCGGGACGGTTTCCGGCCGGGCGACGTGCTGCTGATGAATCATCCCTACGTCTGCGGCCAGCACTTAAACAATGTCGTGGTCTACACGCCGTTCTTTCATGACGGCGAGCTGGTGGCGTTTCTCGCCGTGCGCGCCCATTGGATCGACATCGGTGGCCGGCCCATGGGGTTCGGATTCAGCGGCACGCGGGAAGTTTATGAAGAAGGGTTGCAGTTTCGTTCGCTGAAACTTTATCGCGGCGAGCAGCTCAATCAGGAAATTTTTCAGATCATCACCGACAACGTGCGTTTCGCCGAATCTTCCCTGGGCGATCTGCGCGCGCAGATCGCCGCCTGCCGGGTCGGCGACCGCGGCCTCGGTGGACTGGTGAGCCGTTACCGTTTAAATTCATTCTTGCAATGCGTGCGGAAAATCTGGCAGCAGTCCGAAGCTTTGGCGCGCGAGCAAGTAGCGCGGATCAAGCCGGGCAGCTATGCAGCCGAGGCGTTGTTCGATAGCGACGGCGTTAATCTCGACAAGCCGGTGCCGCTGAAAGTCAAAGTAATAGTTGCCGGCAGCGACATGACCATCGATTTCTCCGAGATCAGCGAGCAAGTGGCGGGCTCGATCAATTCCGGCGAGTCGGGCGCGGTGGCGGCGGCGCGGGTCGCGTTCAAATCGTTAGTCGCACCCTATTCGCCTATCGACGAAGGCTGCTTTCGCGCTCTAAAAGTTATCATCCCGCCGGGAAAAATTTTGAGCGCCACCCCGCCGTCCCCGGTGGGTAACTGGAGCCGCACGCTGCCAACGGTGATCGATCTAATTCTCCGCGCGCTGGCGCCAGCGATGCCGGAGCGCGTCGCGGCGGGACATAAGGGCGACATGGGCGGCTACGCATTTTTCGGTGTCAATCCGAAAACCGGCAGAAGATTTCTCTGCCAGACGATCATGGGCGGCGGCTGGGGTGGACGCGCGCATGAAGACGGCGAGAACGCGACGGTATCGATGTGCCAGGGCGACGTGCAGAACGCGCCGGTGGAGTTGCAAGAAATTTATTATCCAGTCTTGATCGAGCGCCAACAATTGCGCGAGGGCAGCGGCGGCAGTGGAAAATTTCGCGGCGGCCTCGGCATCGAAGTTAGCGTGCGCGTGCTCTGCGACGCGTCGACCAATATCAACGTCGAACGCCAGCGCACCGCGCCTTGGGGATTGTTTGGCGGCGAGTGCGGCGAGAAGGCGAAAGCGTTGGTCAAACAATCGCCCGACGATCCGGGCATGTGGCTCACGAAAAAGCCGAACTATTCATTGAAGCAAGGCGGCAGCGTGACGTTCTTCACCGCGGGTGGCGGCGGGTACGGTGTCGTGCAAGAGCGCTCGGGAGAATTGATCGAGCGGGATGCGCGACTGGGTTACATGCCGGTGAAAATTAGTCGGTCGAGTGGCGGCGAGTGA